One genomic window of Acetobacter sp. includes the following:
- a CDS encoding glycosyltransferase, whose product MKIAYIINSVEGGGAALPVPAVTRVMRNRGHHVEIFALSRRDGRAITPMEQDGLHVHVRDGSPRDHLSAFFWLKRQMQAFSPDVIWTSLTRATLLGQLLGACRRYPVVSWQHSARLKPANARMLRFLRSRTSLWIADSCCVEKMTREKLGIPPERVTCWPIFRADADVPLASAWQPGEPVRIGSLGRLHPVKGYDILCHALKLLGQRSNLPAFEVLIAGEGEERAHLEDLIRRDSLPVRLVGYVEHPKNFLATLHAYVQPSFWEGLCLAAHEAMLAGLPVTASAVGELPFTIIGEMGSVVPPHDPQALADALEKLLRSPDRLAEWGQAARQRVLERFNAIRFDATGQDIVERVKQIVQAQRLR is encoded by the coding sequence TTGAAAATCGCCTACATCATCAACTCGGTGGAAGGCGGTGGAGCGGCCCTGCCGGTGCCCGCCGTGACCCGGGTCATGCGTAACCGCGGGCATCATGTCGAAATCTTCGCGCTCAGCCGTCGGGATGGACGCGCCATCACGCCGATGGAACAGGATGGCTTACACGTGCATGTCCGGGATGGTTCTCCGCGAGACCATCTAAGCGCTTTTTTCTGGCTGAAGCGTCAGATGCAGGCATTTTCGCCAGATGTAATCTGGACCTCCCTGACCCGCGCAACTCTGCTGGGACAGCTGCTCGGAGCCTGCCGCCGGTATCCAGTGGTGAGCTGGCAGCATTCGGCGCGTCTCAAACCAGCGAACGCCCGGATGTTGCGCTTCCTGCGGTCCCGCACCTCCCTCTGGATCGCGGACTCCTGCTGTGTAGAGAAAATGACTAGGGAAAAACTGGGGATTCCGCCAGAACGGGTCACCTGCTGGCCCATTTTCCGGGCGGACGCCGATGTCCCTCTGGCATCCGCCTGGCAACCGGGCGAACCCGTGCGTATCGGCTCGCTCGGACGCCTGCATCCGGTGAAAGGTTACGATATCCTCTGCCATGCTCTGAAGTTACTGGGGCAACGGAGCAATCTTCCCGCCTTCGAAGTGCTGATTGCCGGAGAAGGCGAAGAACGCGCCCACCTCGAAGATCTGATCAGACGGGATAGTCTGCCTGTCCGTCTGGTCGGATATGTCGAGCACCCCAAAAACTTTCTGGCGACACTGCACGCCTATGTGCAGCCTTCCTTCTGGGAGGGACTCTGTCTGGCTGCCCATGAAGCAATGCTCGCGGGTCTGCCTGTCACTGCTTCAGCCGTGGGAGAACTTCCCTTTACCATCATTGGAGAAATGGGAAGCGTGGTACCGCCTCATGATCCACAGGCTCTGGCGGATGCGCTTGAAAAACTGCTTCGCTCGCCTGACAGACTGGCCGAATGGGGACAGGCGGCACGGCAGCGGGTGCTGGAACGATTCAACGCCATTCGGTTCGACGCCACTGGACAGGATATTGTGGAACGTGTCAAACAGATTGTTCAGGCGCAGCGCCTCAGATAA
- a CDS encoding lipopolysaccharide biosynthesis protein, protein MTRSRSTFRSIFSNVSMLTLGRVLTALCSFVYMAFAVRALGLSDFGLLILIHSLAMTGSTFSRLQTWQTLIRFGSDAFFDGEMGRFRQVVSFCIRLDGLSALAALALSLVIVSFYASSVGWTPHERSLALLYAFVAPFMYTGWCHGVLRLAGRFRLVPITDGFTAFGKMCGVLLAYTLHLGVGWFLFIWAAAVLFDYGLYTAFALSILRTRASFGYFEAFRHWRWKGEGMWAFTRGVSLNQTLASASTHVATLIVGKQIGIAEAAIFRVCRQIASGIVTPAQLISPVLYPELVKMRDRQDWAGLRKVTLSIFGILIAISAFLILLTAVAGSHIFRALLHVHVPHTSFYITMMLLAAIFSLLIVPLEPLLIVTGQLRLLVRTRVLVTLLYFPALYLLTRLYHLTGACLVTLASSAAVFLSCLVGAVVFSRRLGRSGQSGVEGAADQSDPAQEGGR, encoded by the coding sequence ATGACCCGGAGCCGCTCCACTTTCAGATCAATCTTCAGCAACGTCAGCATGCTGACGCTTGGTCGGGTTCTGACGGCGCTATGCAGCTTCGTTTATATGGCGTTTGCCGTGCGGGCGTTGGGGCTGTCTGATTTCGGGCTGCTGATCCTGATCCATTCTCTCGCCATGACCGGCTCGACCTTTTCGCGGCTTCAGACATGGCAGACGCTGATCCGCTTCGGGAGCGATGCGTTTTTCGATGGCGAGATGGGGCGTTTCAGGCAGGTGGTCTCGTTCTGCATCCGTCTCGATGGGCTGTCGGCTCTGGCGGCGCTGGCGCTCAGTCTTGTTATCGTGAGCTTTTACGCGTCGAGTGTCGGCTGGACGCCTCATGAGCGTTCGCTGGCTCTGCTGTACGCCTTTGTTGCGCCCTTCATGTATACGGGATGGTGTCACGGCGTGCTGCGTCTGGCCGGGCGGTTCCGGCTGGTGCCGATCACGGACGGCTTCACGGCGTTTGGCAAGATGTGCGGCGTGCTGCTGGCCTATACGCTGCATCTCGGCGTGGGGTGGTTCCTGTTCATCTGGGCGGCGGCGGTCCTGTTTGATTATGGGCTGTATACCGCGTTCGCCCTGTCCATCCTCCGGACGCGGGCCTCCTTCGGCTACTTCGAAGCATTCCGGCACTGGCGCTGGAAGGGCGAGGGGATGTGGGCCTTCACGCGCGGCGTCAGCCTCAACCAGACGCTGGCGTCCGCTTCCACCCATGTTGCCACACTGATCGTCGGCAAGCAGATCGGCATTGCGGAAGCCGCGATTTTCCGGGTGTGCCGACAGATCGCTTCCGGCATCGTGACGCCCGCGCAACTGATTTCGCCGGTACTGTATCCGGAACTCGTGAAAATGCGCGACCGGCAGGACTGGGCGGGTCTCCGGAAGGTCACGCTGTCGATTTTCGGAATCCTGATCGCCATCTCGGCGTTCCTGATTCTTCTGACGGCTGTGGCGGGATCACATATTTTTCGCGCCCTGCTGCATGTGCATGTGCCGCATACGTCGTTCTACATCACGATGATGCTGCTGGCGGCGATTTTCAGCCTGCTGATCGTGCCGCTGGAGCCCCTGCTGATCGTGACCGGCCAGTTGCGGCTTCTCGTCAGAACACGCGTTCTTGTCACGCTGCTCTATTTCCCGGCGCTCTATCTGCTGACCCGGCTTTATCACCTCACGGGCGCCTGTCTGGTAACGCTGGCTTCAAGCGCTGCGGTCTTTCTGTCCTGCCTTGTCGGGGCAGTGGTCTTTTCCCGACGGCTCGGTCGCTCAGGCCAGTCCGGCGTGGAAGGCGCGGCGGATCAGTCTGACCCGGCGCAGGAAGGCGGGCGCTGA
- a CDS encoding glycosyltransferase, with amino-acid sequence MPLQDQTCVVTVTYGERTHLLAEVLRAAFRCGAACAVVVDNGTPGPAQEALAKLREEFGADALHIVRLAQNEGSAGGFHAGLAHAAGLCDMRFIWVLDDDNVPETDALPVLLDRWKRLGADESNAMMSFRVDKRQYRKVLDRKTLHWVEPGAFFDFNLAHLWNGGKRKATTREDCFELGVAAYGGFWFARSWLDRITLPPRHYHLYFDDYAFSQQIPAAGGHIWLCPDSRLRDIDESWRANRKAIHPWLDPKTEERRVFCTIRNRLWLERSLATSPFLHRLNMALYLLVKVIAPNLGTMLARPGSAPAFLRRVRLIRRAFHAGLA; translated from the coding sequence TTGCCGTTGCAAGACCAGACCTGTGTCGTCACCGTCACCTATGGTGAACGCACGCATCTTCTTGCGGAAGTCTTGCGGGCCGCTTTCCGTTGCGGGGCCGCCTGCGCCGTCGTGGTGGACAATGGCACACCCGGTCCGGCGCAGGAGGCGCTCGCGAAACTGCGGGAGGAGTTCGGGGCTGACGCCCTGCATATCGTGCGGCTGGCGCAGAATGAAGGCTCGGCGGGCGGATTCCATGCCGGACTGGCCCATGCGGCGGGTCTCTGTGATATGCGTTTCATCTGGGTGCTGGACGACGACAATGTGCCGGAAACAGACGCCCTGCCTGTCCTTCTGGATCGCTGGAAACGCCTTGGCGCGGACGAGAGCAACGCCATGATGAGCTTCCGCGTGGACAAGCGGCAGTATCGCAAGGTGCTGGACCGCAAAACCCTGCACTGGGTCGAGCCCGGCGCGTTCTTCGATTTCAATCTGGCGCATCTGTGGAACGGTGGAAAACGGAAAGCCACGACACGGGAAGACTGTTTCGAACTCGGCGTCGCGGCCTATGGCGGCTTCTGGTTCGCCCGCTCGTGGCTCGACCGGATTACCCTGCCGCCACGGCATTACCATCTCTATTTCGATGATTACGCCTTCTCGCAGCAGATCCCGGCGGCTGGCGGCCATATCTGGCTCTGTCCCGACAGTCGCCTCCGTGACATCGACGAATCCTGGCGTGCGAACCGCAAAGCCATTCACCCCTGGCTGGACCCGAAGACCGAGGAACGGCGCGTTTTCTGCACGATCCGCAACCGGCTCTGGTTGGAACGGTCTCTGGCGACCTCGCCGTTCCTGCATCGCCTCAATATGGCGCTTTACCTGCTGGTGAAAGTGATCGCGCCCAATCTGGGAACCATGTTGGCGCGTCCCGGTTCAGCGCCCGCCTTCCTGCGCCGGGTCAGACTGATCCGCCGCGCCTTCCACGCCGGACTGGCCTGA
- a CDS encoding metallophosphoesterase family protein: MMSNAGQIQSFAHLSDVHLPPAHALSPKAFVGKRALSVLSWKRRRSRHHTLRTAQAVMDDIVAFAPDAIADTGDLTNFGLPQEFSQAADWLEQMPAPTIVVPGNHDAMTSGARKQALATWSRWTAPRAEDFPFIRRVGNLALIGVCSAVASPPLMAYGHVDIEQAARLRRILDATRDACRIVLIHHPVAPGLVPWRKSLLGWRHVADALKEAGAELVLHGHSHCATIRFISDTSIPLISTPSASLMSDDPDKAAGWNAFRVVPEANYWRIEMTRRRMTETGEFVSSGQITWLRPRVPVQNSPAIPDVFDAPPLPVYQHAVGG, translated from the coding sequence ATGATGAGTAATGCAGGCCAGATTCAGAGCTTTGCTCACCTGTCCGACGTGCATCTTCCACCAGCACACGCCCTTTCGCCCAAGGCCTTCGTGGGCAAGCGTGCGCTGAGCGTGCTGTCGTGGAAGCGTCGGCGCTCCAGACACCATACTCTCCGGACAGCGCAGGCCGTGATGGACGATATCGTCGCCTTCGCGCCGGACGCCATCGCTGACACCGGCGATCTTACCAATTTCGGCCTTCCGCAGGAATTTTCGCAGGCAGCGGACTGGCTTGAGCAGATGCCCGCCCCTACGATCGTGGTGCCGGGCAATCACGACGCCATGACCTCCGGCGCCAGAAAGCAGGCGCTTGCGACATGGAGCCGATGGACCGCGCCCCGCGCCGAGGATTTCCCCTTTATCCGCCGGGTAGGCAATCTGGCGCTGATCGGCGTATGCAGCGCCGTCGCCAGTCCGCCGCTCATGGCCTATGGACATGTCGACATCGAACAGGCGGCCCGCCTGCGCAGAATTCTCGACGCCACACGGGACGCCTGCCGGATCGTGCTGATCCATCATCCCGTGGCGCCGGGTCTGGTGCCATGGCGCAAATCCCTTCTGGGATGGAGGCATGTCGCCGACGCCCTGAAAGAAGCGGGAGCAGAACTCGTGCTGCACGGCCACTCCCATTGCGCCACAATCCGCTTTATCTCCGACACCTCGATTCCGCTCATCTCCACGCCCTCCGCATCCCTGATGTCAGACGATCCTGACAAGGCCGCGGGCTGGAACGCCTTCCGCGTTGTCCCCGAGGCCAATTACTGGCGTATCGAAATGACCCGCAGGCGCATGACCGAAACAGGTGAGTTCGTCAGTTCCGGTCAGATCACTTGGCTGCGTCCCCGTGTGCCTGTGCAGAATAGTCCCGCGATCCCGGATGTGTTCGACGCCCCCCCTCTGCCGGTCTATCAGCACGCTGTAGGCGGATAA
- a CDS encoding ELM1/GtrOC1 family putative glycosyltransferase has product MNTISNASILIIDTGRKGEMRQCEALAMACGLPWQFTHDDQSTSSEPTLILSFGRALRQAWRLKAAFGGRPRIIQLGRPRLKAPSELDLILLMPQDDYPAGPQVLHLNMPLNGADIARSSIPASTAQGPLSVLLGGPTRHFGFSDHDALILLSRAERLAAATGTELRIVPGPRTPDHVMEIVRERYRQTPERIDRRPLPTVLEESGRLVVTTDSASLIADAWRTGKPTWLYPLPVRLPPVQRLKIMADRITPELRHTLIRRGWLAGGTDFTRWHQALVRQGLVRPLTEQGLKEPDWRMPLPAHDDELRMCRDRVLALVADRQPASDHVER; this is encoded by the coding sequence GTGAACACCATTTCCAACGCGTCCATTCTGATCATCGATACCGGTCGAAAAGGTGAAATGCGACAGTGCGAGGCGCTCGCCATGGCATGTGGCCTGCCCTGGCAGTTCACTCACGACGACCAATCCACCTCCAGTGAGCCCACGCTGATCCTGTCCTTCGGCAGGGCGCTGAGACAGGCATGGCGTCTGAAGGCGGCATTCGGCGGTCGCCCCCGCATCATCCAGCTCGGACGTCCGCGCCTGAAAGCCCCATCGGAGCTGGATCTGATCCTGCTGATGCCACAGGATGATTACCCGGCAGGCCCGCAGGTGCTGCATCTGAACATGCCGCTGAACGGCGCGGATATCGCACGATCAAGCATTCCCGCCAGCACGGCGCAGGGACCGCTCTCCGTGCTGCTGGGAGGACCGACCCGTCATTTCGGATTCAGCGATCATGACGCGTTGATTCTGCTGTCCCGCGCCGAGCGGCTGGCCGCAGCGACCGGTACGGAACTCCGGATCGTGCCCGGCCCGCGCACACCGGATCATGTGATGGAGATTGTCAGGGAACGGTATCGTCAGACACCCGAACGCATTGACCGGAGACCTCTCCCGACGGTTCTGGAAGAGAGCGGCAGACTGGTGGTGACGACGGACAGCGCTTCCCTGATCGCCGACGCGTGGCGGACCGGCAAACCGACCTGGCTGTATCCGCTTCCGGTCCGGTTGCCGCCCGTCCAGCGCCTGAAAATCATGGCGGACCGGATCACGCCGGAACTTCGCCATACGCTGATCCGGCGTGGCTGGCTCGCCGGCGGCACGGATTTCACCCGCTGGCATCAAGCCCTTGTCCGGCAGGGACTTGTGCGGCCATTGACGGAGCAGGGTCTGAAGGAACCAGACTGGCGCATGCCGCTTCCGGCACATGATGACGAATTGCGGATGTGCCGTGACCGGGTTCTTGCGCTGGTCGCCGACAGACAGCCTGCCTCCGATCACGTTGAAAGATGA
- the tatB gene encoding Sec-independent protein translocase protein TatB, with amino-acid sequence MFDFAWSEFALIGVVALLVIGPKDMPTAIRSVAKVVKKARRLASDFQGHVDEMVREADLGEVRDQVRQFRSLNVRSQIMRTIDNDGSLRRTFDDPTLKGRPFDDRPKALSTADAPALLPPPPREAVGSSPLGIEPLSFADGTPQTEPGEAPAPAMVPPAIARRIASAWPRLRTPAILPPSRVLHGNRRVAPFTAPVSDAPAPDIQQSQDQTRNDLS; translated from the coding sequence ATGTTTGATTTTGCCTGGTCGGAATTTGCGCTGATCGGCGTGGTGGCGCTTCTGGTCATCGGACCGAAGGACATGCCCACCGCGATCCGGTCCGTTGCCAAAGTCGTCAAGAAAGCCCGCAGGCTGGCCTCTGATTTTCAGGGGCATGTGGATGAGATGGTCCGGGAGGCGGATCTCGGCGAGGTGCGTGATCAGGTCCGCCAGTTCCGCTCGCTCAATGTCCGCAGTCAGATCATGCGGACCATCGACAATGACGGCAGTCTACGCCGGACGTTCGACGATCCCACGCTGAAGGGCCGCCCGTTCGATGACAGGCCGAAAGCCCTGTCCACCGCTGATGCGCCTGCCCTGCTGCCGCCTCCGCCACGAGAGGCTGTCGGCTCCTCGCCGCTGGGCATAGAGCCGCTTTCCTTTGCCGACGGCACGCCGCAGACCGAACCGGGAGAGGCCCCCGCGCCCGCCATGGTGCCGCCCGCCATCGCCCGCCGCATCGCCTCCGCGTGGCCGCGCCTTCGCACGCCCGCCATTCTTCCCCCGTCACGGGTGCTGCATGGCAACAGACGGGTCGCGCCCTTCACAGCGCCGGTCTCTGATGCGCCCGCGCCAGATATCCAGCAGTCACAAGACCAGACGAGGAACGACCTGTCGTGA
- a CDS encoding sensor domain-containing protein, which yields MLKVVLPFIAQPHQTLHSLPIGMEIAARSPDVEVQLACMTESHLEYARELAAFYPESRVSYELLRMPQRLRRRIEEKGPGPLEKISVLAMNRSYFSQFSGIVVPERTSLYLKRMGVRKPRLAWTRHGAGDRAVGFAKDTRLFDFIVLSGKKIEKRLLQQGAITPGRYHRGTYAKFDIVQRMNRAARPLFNNARPVVLYNPHFSSRLSSWEKFGDRILAFFAQQDRYNLVFAPHVRLFDRNREAGEMLRQRFSGCENLLIDPGSTRSVDMTYTMAADLYLGDVSSQVAEFMIRPRPCIFLNAHNARWENDSNYSFWQLGDVLDGLDGLADTLESAFLVHPQFRERQVAYFSETFELPDNQPTAPAAADAMVDYLRRCA from the coding sequence ATGCTGAAGGTTGTGTTGCCGTTCATAGCCCAGCCGCATCAGACGTTGCATTCGCTTCCAATAGGCATGGAAATTGCAGCCCGCAGCCCGGATGTCGAAGTGCAGTTGGCCTGTATGACGGAAAGTCATCTGGAATATGCCCGTGAGCTTGCGGCCTTCTATCCGGAGAGCAGGGTTTCGTATGAACTCCTGCGGATGCCTCAGCGTCTGCGGCGCAGGATTGAGGAAAAGGGACCGGGTCCGCTCGAAAAAATTTCCGTTCTTGCGATGAACCGCTCCTATTTTTCACAGTTCAGCGGTATTGTCGTGCCAGAGCGGACTTCTCTCTATCTCAAGCGCATGGGGGTTCGGAAACCACGTCTGGCATGGACCCGGCATGGCGCGGGCGATCGGGCTGTGGGGTTTGCAAAAGACACAAGACTGTTCGATTTTATCGTTCTGTCTGGAAAAAAGATTGAAAAACGCCTTCTTCAGCAGGGCGCCATTACGCCCGGGCGTTATCATCGTGGCACTTATGCGAAATTCGATATCGTCCAACGCATGAATCGCGCGGCGCGTCCGCTTTTCAACAATGCCCGCCCTGTCGTTCTCTATAATCCGCATTTCTCTTCCCGGTTGTCCTCATGGGAGAAATTCGGCGACAGAATCCTTGCTTTTTTCGCGCAGCAGGATCGCTACAATCTGGTTTTCGCTCCCCATGTTCGCCTGTTTGATCGAAACAGAGAAGCTGGCGAGATGTTGCGACAGCGTTTTTCCGGTTGTGAAAATCTTCTGATTGATCCGGGTAGTACACGAAGTGTCGATATGACGTATACGATGGCGGCTGATCTTTATCTGGGTGATGTCAGCAGTCAGGTAGCGGAGTTCATGATCCGGCCGCGCCCCTGCATTTTTCTCAATGCTCATAACGCACGATGGGAAAACGACAGCAACTACAGTTTCTGGCAGCTTGGCGACGTGCTGGACGGCCTTGATGGTCTTGCCGATACGCTGGAGAGTGCGTTTCTGGTTCACCCGCAGTTCAGGGAACGGCAGGTCGCCTATTTCTCGGAAACATTCGAATTGCCGGACAACCAGCCGACCGCCCCGGCGGCGGCCGATGCGATGGTGGATTATCTGAGGCGCTGCGCCTGA
- a CDS encoding glucosamine inositolphosphorylceramide transferase family protein has protein sequence MSIFRTDIWRVGVVLAGFSEICATGSLDPFAIRWLPNPGRYRFLADPFGIWRDDRLHVFVEHYDYRTRKGEIHLLILNRALEIIQQGTVLSEPWHLSYPFIFEADGEVWMLPEACRSGKLTLYRARHFPWEWEAVPEFRFPHAAIDASPIFTAGAWWMFYAPSSPDTDRMAALRLARADTLLGRWEDVSTQPLRRAPGSSRMGGTPRIMEGQLILPMQDCTETYGGAIRLLTAKTSPDQFMTFQESFRITAPQSAHPFTAGLHTLSAAGDVTLIDTKRILRNVTARACMDLRHHVGKWFGQRRSF, from the coding sequence ATGAGTATCTTCAGAACCGATATCTGGCGCGTCGGCGTCGTGCTGGCCGGATTTTCCGAGATCTGCGCCACAGGCTCCCTCGACCCGTTCGCCATTCGCTGGCTGCCCAATCCGGGACGATATCGTTTTCTGGCGGACCCGTTCGGGATATGGCGTGACGACAGACTGCATGTCTTTGTCGAGCATTATGACTATCGCACCCGTAAAGGCGAGATCCACCTCCTGATCCTGAATCGGGCGCTGGAAATCATCCAGCAGGGCACAGTCCTTTCAGAACCATGGCACCTTTCCTACCCTTTCATCTTTGAAGCGGATGGCGAAGTCTGGATGCTGCCCGAAGCCTGCCGCTCGGGGAAACTAACCCTCTATCGAGCCCGTCATTTCCCATGGGAATGGGAAGCGGTTCCCGAATTTCGTTTTCCTCACGCCGCAATCGACGCCTCTCCGATTTTTACCGCCGGAGCATGGTGGATGTTCTACGCTCCTTCCTCTCCTGACACGGACCGCATGGCGGCTCTTCGACTGGCACGGGCAGACACGCTGCTCGGTAGATGGGAGGATGTTTCCACCCAACCGTTAAGACGAGCACCGGGAAGCAGCCGGATGGGAGGCACACCCCGGATTATGGAGGGACAGCTTATTCTCCCCATGCAGGACTGCACCGAGACCTACGGCGGAGCGATCCGCCTTCTGACGGCCAAGACTTCTCCTGATCAATTCATGACTTTTCAGGAGAGTTTTCGGATAACAGCTCCTCAAAGCGCACATCCGTTTACAGCGGGCCTGCATACACTCTCAGCCGCAGGGGATGTCACGCTCATTGATACCAAGCGTATCCTGCGTAATGTCACGGCGCGGGCCTGCATGGATCTCCGTCATCATGTCGGAAAATGGTTCGGGCAGAGGAGATCATTTTGA
- a CDS encoding class I SAM-dependent methyltransferase, with the protein MIFTDFFDDWTREDFSQFIYNDDYIKVDPEYSGVRATKCAEYIAGMLSFDQNLSLLDYGSGEGLLSKNLADRGFRNTENYDPFSSPRKPDQKFDIVTAFEVIEHTTSPRETLDEIIGYLKPGGFALISQLITPIDIDRQKANWWYIAPRNGHITFYNYDTILEYAHKKGFQCAFMGGSFVLFPRDFSAATRKFLLQVKENPRVTKLIAPSGACSSPEWNDTDTTPHGERFRWTARSEVFFGDIAADCDSVFLEIPLIGAVSDDFIDNCILRVGNDHIRLHRYGNSLCALVKGDYTRKLPVTLVTPPPVQPSSLNGSGDQRFLGLAIAE; encoded by the coding sequence ATGATATTCACGGATTTCTTCGACGACTGGACGCGCGAAGATTTCTCACAGTTCATATACAATGACGATTACATAAAAGTTGACCCGGAATACAGCGGAGTACGCGCCACGAAATGCGCTGAATATATCGCCGGAATGTTGTCTTTTGATCAAAATCTCTCATTGCTTGACTATGGCAGTGGAGAGGGTCTTCTCAGCAAAAATCTTGCCGACCGCGGGTTCAGGAATACAGAAAACTACGATCCTTTTTCTTCCCCTCGGAAACCGGATCAGAAATTCGATATCGTCACGGCTTTCGAGGTTATAGAGCACACAACCTCTCCCCGTGAAACACTTGATGAAATCATCGGTTATCTCAAACCGGGTGGCTTTGCGCTTATCAGTCAACTGATCACGCCGATCGATATCGACAGGCAAAAGGCGAATTGGTGGTACATAGCTCCCAGAAACGGGCACATCACGTTTTATAATTACGACACCATTCTTGAATACGCCCACAAAAAGGGTTTTCAGTGTGCCTTCATGGGCGGCTCATTCGTGCTTTTTCCTCGTGACTTCTCCGCGGCGACACGCAAATTTCTGCTTCAGGTCAAAGAAAACCCGCGCGTTACCAAGCTCATAGCGCCTTCCGGGGCCTGCTCCAGTCCGGAATGGAACGACACGGATACGACGCCGCATGGCGAACGGTTTCGCTGGACCGCCCGGTCGGAGGTCTTTTTCGGCGATATTGCTGCCGATTGCGACTCCGTGTTTCTGGAGATTCCGCTCATAGGCGCAGTTTCCGATGATTTCATCGACAACTGCATTCTGCGGGTTGGAAATGACCACATCCGGCTTCACCGCTATGGAAACAGTCTGTGTGCGCTCGTCAAGGGAGATTATACGAGGAAATTGCCTGTCACGCTGGTCACACCTCCGCCTGTTCAGCCTTCCTCCCTGAATGGCTCCGGCGACCAGCGTTTTCTGGGTCTCGCCATCGCGGAATAA